The following nucleotide sequence is from Mesobacillus jeotgali.
AGGCAATCGTCGTCAACAGTGCATGTGCGAATGCGTGTACCGGAGAACAAGGGTATCAGGATGCCCTAAAAATGCGGTCATTGGCAGCAGGCAAACTGGGGATTCCTGTTCATCATGTTGCCGTTGCATCCACTGGAGTAATCGGTGAATATATGCAAATGGAAAAAATTGAGTCTGGAATCGGTAAGCTGACCATCGGCAAAACAGCGGATGATACGAAGGATTTCCAAACGGCGATCCTGACAACGGATACCGTAATGAAAAGCTGTTGTTATACTGCTGAAATTGACGGGGTAACAGTGAGTATCGGAGGAGCTGCAAAGGGTTCTGGGATGATTCATCCGAATATGGCCACGATGCTCGGTTTTTTAACAACAGATGCTACTATCTCAAGTGATCATTTGGCGTCCGCGTTAAAGAATGTCACGAATACAACCTTCAATCAAATCACAGTGGATGGAGATACATCAACGAATGATATGGTGCTGGTAATGGCAAATGGAACTGCAGGAAATCAGCAATTGGACCCAGACCATCCAGATTGGCCAGTTTTTATAGACTTGTTAAAAGAAAGCTGTGCCAGTCTTGCAAAACAGATTGCCAAGGATGGAGAGGGAGCAACAAAGTTGATTGAGATATCGGTAACAGGCGCGATGTCTGATGAAGAAGCACGAATGATTGGAAAACAAATCGCCGGGTCTAACCTTGTTAAAACAGCAGTTTACGGAGCGGATGCGAACTGGGGACGGATCATTGGCGCAATCGGCCAGAGTGCGGCATCCGTAAATCCGAAAACAGTCGATATATCCCTTGGAGATATTACGATGCTTAAAGATAGTACACCTGTTGCTTTTGATGAAGATCAGGCGAGGGAGTACCTGATGAATGAAAAGATTGAAATTTTTGTTGACCTGCACTTGGGAGAAGGGAAAGGAATGGCCTGGGGCTGCGATCTTTCCTATGATTATGTGAAAATAAATGCAAGCTATCGGACTTAAAGGGGCGAATTAATTGGAAACGGTGGTCATTAAATGCGGCGGAAGTGTGTTAGAGGAGCTTAATGACAATTTTTTCAATAGTTTAAAAGAATTGATGGAGGATGGGTTCTATCCCGTCATCGTTCACGGGGGCGGGCCAGCAATCAACTACATGCTTGATTTATATGGAATCCCGGCAGTTTTCAAAGAAGGTCTTCGCGTGACGTGCGAAAAGACGATCGGAATCGTTGAAATGGTACTATCCGGACAGACGAACCGGCGGCTGTGCAGCATGCTGATGAAGCAGGACTTC
It contains:
- the argJ gene encoding bifunctional ornithine acetyltransferase/N-acetylglutamate synthase; the protein is MYQAMTDKQLIKKIPAGGILTPKGFQCGGVHAGLRYAKLDLGMIVSEKPASCAAVYTTSHFQAAPLAVTQESIAEEKVLQAIVVNSACANACTGEQGYQDALKMRSLAAGKLGIPVHHVAVASTGVIGEYMQMEKIESGIGKLTIGKTADDTKDFQTAILTTDTVMKSCCYTAEIDGVTVSIGGAAKGSGMIHPNMATMLGFLTTDATISSDHLASALKNVTNTTFNQITVDGDTSTNDMVLVMANGTAGNQQLDPDHPDWPVFIDLLKESCASLAKQIAKDGEGATKLIEISVTGAMSDEEARMIGKQIAGSNLVKTAVYGADANWGRIIGAIGQSAASVNPKTVDISLGDITMLKDSTPVAFDEDQAREYLMNEKIEIFVDLHLGEGKGMAWGCDLSYDYVKINASYRT